One genomic window of Oncorhynchus clarkii lewisi isolate Uvic-CL-2024 chromosome 5, UVic_Ocla_1.0, whole genome shotgun sequence includes the following:
- the LOC139409737 gene encoding insulin gene enhancer protein ISL-2B-like — MSGESLLSPAQTEFHSVGTVDVLSEYTLMLPGETLEDHSNTSKLGPGCNEESCPQGAVWPCAGCGESIRDPVVLQVGSNQQWHTGCLCCDECHCPLGESVSCFLRDGRTLCRTDYARLFAEKCGGCGEAVLSSDLVVRAGRQNYHPDCLHCSLCGALLMPGDSFTLGPGGPCCQAEHTMPEQQIQKADSLKKRKGSGRRGGVWERRGLDRGRSRGVRVRVRTILSDTQLKALCTCYSQTPRPDAEVKLQLSQLTGLNKRVIRVWFQNKRCKDKKSHAKKGGRPVSDLDFTALLCTAARPMVVLSPEPPDFALQIYVYESSWQPLDGQIKLSADHDELTLTHISQRTCFSEDLGSPPQQGDEYAATIRTI; from the exons ATGTCAGGAGAGAGCCTACTGAGTCCAGCTCAGACAGAATTCCACTCAGTGGGGACAGTTGATGTCTTGTCAGAATACACCCTGATGTTACCGGGGGAAACCTTGGAGGACCACAGCAATACCAGCAAAT TGGGGCCAGGGTGCAATGAGGAGTCATGTCCACAGGGGGCGGTATGGCCCTGCGCTGGCTGTGGAGAGTCCATTAGAGACCCTGTGGTGCTACAGGTTGGGTCAAACCAGCAGTGGCACACAGGGTGCCTGTGCTGTGACGAGTGCCACTGTCCCCTGGGAGAGAGTGTCAGCTGCTTCCTGAGGGACGGGAGGACCTTGTGTAGGACAGATTATGCACG actatTTGCAGAGAAGTGTGGAGGCTGCGGGGAGGCAGTACTGTCCTCTGACCTGGTTGTGAGGGCAGGAAGACAGAACTATCACCCTGACTGTCTGCACTGCTCGCTCTGTGGTGCATTACTCATGCCTGGGGATAGCTTCACCCTGGGACCAGGAGGACCATGCTGCCAGGCAGAGCACACGATGCCAGAGCAACAGATCCAAAAAGCAGACTCACTAAAGAAAAGAAAAG GgtcagggagaagaggaggagtttgggagagaagggggttggacaggggtaggagtagagGGGTGCGGGTGCGGGTGCGTACCATCCTCAGTGACACCCAGCTGAAAGCCTTGTGCACCTGCTACTCCCAGACCCCCCGGCCTGACGCAGAGGTCAAACTCCAGCTGAGTCAGCTGACTGGCCTAAACAAGCGGGTCATCAGGGTGTGGTTCCAGAACAAACGCTGCAAGGACAAGAAGAGCCACGCCAAAAAAGGAGGCAGACCAGTGTCAGACTTGGACTTTACa GCCTTGCTGTGTACTGCAGCCAGACCGATGGTGGTCCTCTCTCCTGAGCCCCCTGACTTTGCCCTCCAGATTTACGTCTATGAGTCATCATGGCAACCACTTGACGGCCAAATCAAGCTCTCAGCTGACCATGACGAGCTGACCCTCACTCATATTTCCCAG AGAACGTGTTTTTCAGAAGACCTGGGGTCTCCACCGCAGCAGGGTGATGAGTACGCCGCCACCATTCGGACTATCTAG